In Salvia miltiorrhiza cultivar Shanhuang (shh) chromosome 4, IMPLAD_Smil_shh, whole genome shotgun sequence, the DNA window aggagtacagtaagcagcaagAGGCTgactatcgaagtttgatgcaaggaaagaaatcggttgtagagtataaccgagaattctgtgagctatcacgatttgctcatcagaagatggatactgatgatgagatgtctgagttttatgtgccggtttaaggcaggactttaaggtagtattgggcaagttattggatgcatcagttagaatcctgtttaatacaggagcctcgcattctttaagtgtttgaagcatgttaccttcaaactcgaaccaaaacgagctagtcccaagttgagagtaatcactcctgtaggaagagctactacagtttctcacatgatttctaaattagagtttgagttaggatcactaaagatgaaaacaagaaccttgcacttaatgcctatgtggaacgtagacattattctaaggatggactggttagaagagaactttgccccgattgattgtaagaaaagacagataactttccaaccacctgggaaggaacagacatgttttcacggcattgatagaaagaatagagttccaatcgtttcggcacttcaggcgtcgaaattggtaaagaagaaaggagcacaagcttacctagtttacttgaatgatgaaggagaatcaagtaaaaaaaaaaaaaactttgaggatgtagcagtggtaagagaatatagagatgtatttcccgaggtcttaccaggattgccaccaacaagacagttggagttcactatcgacctagaacctggatcagcactagtgtcgaaggcaccctataaaatggcgcctaaggagctacaagagctgaagattcagctacaagaattgcttgagttaggttttattagacctagtgtatccctgtggggagcaccagtcctttttgtcaaaaagaaggatggcacgttgagaatgtgcatagattatcgagagctgaataaattgacactcaagaacaaatatcctttaccaatgatagatgacttgtttgatcaattacgaggagcgagctttttcttgaaagttgacttgagatcatattaccaccagttcaaattttgacagaaggatatacctaagacagcttttcaaatgaggtatgagcactatgagttcatagttatgccattcgatttgacgaaggcaccagtagttttcatggatcacatgaatcgagttttcatcaataactggataaatttgtcctagttttcatagatgatattctcatctattcgaagaatgagcaggagctccaaaacatttgaaaacgatgttggaaacactaagagttgagaagctttttttttcaaattcaccaagtgcgagttttagttgaacgaagtaactttactaggacatattgtatcatccgaaagaattaaagttgaccccgtcaaggtacaagttgtacatgagtggagatcaccaactacgcctaacgagattcgcaactttttaggtttagcaggatactatcagaggtttattaaaggattttccatgatagcaagaccgagaaaagaagttaagtacaattggaaagaggagtgtaaagagagtttttaagagcttaaaggaaattgactacagcaccagtgctgctagtcccggaaatggataaagagtataccatctacacagatgcgtcaaagaatgggctaggatgtgttttgatgcaagaaggaagagttatagtctatgcatcacgacaacttagatcccacgagataaattatccaatgcatgatttagagcttgcagccgttgtgcatgcccaaaaaaaaaaaaaaaaaaaaaaattggagacatcatctctacggagttagatgtgagattttcacggaccacaaaactttgaaatactttttcaagcataaggatattaacatgaggcaaatgagatggctcgaattagtaaatgatgttaactgcgacattaactatcaccctggcaaggctaatgtagtagccgacgcattgagccgaaaggtctcgtcaaagttaggatgtcttctcacgagagaggatgagcttataaaggactttgacaagatgaggatagagatgataaaaccaccagggacgatagcgagtattgttgcaacgatgcctagtttgaggaaaatggtgattgaagcacaaggaaagatgagacaatgaacaagttacgagaaaggataagagcatgagatctcaagagttaccaaaaaagcatcagacaatgctatcttatttgaggggagaatatgcattccccgcgatgatgaacttaagaatacgatcatgagtgagactcatggcacgccttacaccgcccacccaggaggcacaaagatgtatcaggttgtgaaaaatagatttttgtgggacgaaatgaaatgagacatagcttcgtttgtagagcgatgcttagcttgtcaacgagtgaaagcattacaccaacgaccctatgggaagttaaaaccgttggagattcccgagtggaaatgagatcacatagcgatggattttgtgatagctttaccgaaaagtcaaagaggaaatacagcaatttgggtgattgtagatcgactaacaaaatctgcacatttcataccgatcctaatcgcgtatggaccagataagttagcacaattgtatgttcgtgacattataagattgcattgagtaccggtgtagatcacctcaaaaaaaaaaaaaaaaaaatatatatatatatatatatatatatataataagatgGGTTActgaaagagttgggtacaaggatgaattttagtatagcagacgatagaagatatgataagaactactatccttgatagaggagtacattgggagaatgtgttgccactaattgagtttgcctataagatgtgagacaaagtttcgagataggagacaaagttttcttgaaggttttaccctcaaaggggatgaatagatttggagttaaaggacagcttagacccagagttataagtccttacgagatattgcaaaagataggtccaatagcgtataggttggctttgccacctagctttggaaatgtgcataacgtgtttcacgtgtcacaattgagaggatatatattttcgactcaaaccatgtggtttactaagaagaaatgatcttagaaccagacttgagttatgaagagagacctcagatgatgttagatcataaaattcggcaattgagtaatgagtcgattgcattggataaggtccaatggagatatgatagttagaaagaagtggaaagagagcttgaggataagatgtgagagaagtacccgaaacatttacaagaggtacaaatttcgggacgaaatttattttaagggggaaggtatgtaatacccgggcttttgatgacgtgtttaattgcttaagtttgagtaattagggtatagatcccttgtttgattactttgtacatagatgatgagttatgaagttttcttttcttttttttttaaaaagatgttgagatgttcttttgatgatgtttggatgatgtgagattttatatccgaaattgagtttgagtattcgaataattcgagataattatttgaatgagaacgatgaactcggaagtgagatctgagtccgttaagacgtttttgaaaattttgactttttgacgatgaatagtaaaatactgctatttcgtctttttgtcgactttcaaaatcttacgtgcacgtcgtcgagaaatattcttagtttttcgatacaagtccaataatgaaagtttttatttttggacgacgagtgaatagtaaatcgggatttctcgataaacgaaccgagctcgtttatcagaattttgagaacgagcttgcgttttctatatttatatagaattacgagtgcaatgaaagtgagtagaggttgagagggcaagtaacaaagagtatgggttgttagttgttaaaacgagacgagacgagatatttaacgactaacgggttaatatcctaaatatctaacctaccctacccctaaccacccccaaacctcccaaaacccctttcccctcactaactcacgctatatcagcccacaccacacacacaactcacatattcacacacacaacacctaaaacacacactacacacgccattttccatttaagcttggacggagcttttgacctccgatttgagcaccgagacgagcgccgatcatcttttcgatcacgtatctaagtaggtaagatctttacctacgttttgatggttttattttcgattttcgtcgacgtcgaaaaacgtcgattctcgactttattttgaaacgacgtcggatcgtcgtgaaattttagtatgttgttcttgggtaaatgttgagcatgtttaatgaagggagtaagaacggaacgaaccgtagctatgaaacccatgagggcagccccgtttttcacatattagcttgtctttcgatttttgtttgttcgttttgacttgatatttgtgcttaggggtatgctagaatcgatatatattaaattcgtatttttccaagcacgaaaattgtataagtttttagagtatgattatttaaattcgtgaagtttgggacgttgcataatgaatattattgcgtatatgtgttctacgatatcacatgagcatgctaattgatttagaatttatggatgatacttgttgaacgaaattaaaactggaattctgtcaaaattttacagcagtttcaagcttatgtttcgatgagttttcattgcttgatggctctgaaattttagtatgtttatctatgataggTGTATTtagttgctgcaaaatttcatgtcttttggatgatgtttgctattttaaagatattttgaaaaatccttgacagaatctgtcaactattggtagacttcacaaaaacgtttatatctattaatccatgaaggattttgcatcaccgtttttttttaaacgaaactagacttcaatacttttctaaaaacataagatttcgatttttatgacctctgaaacagagcagtttattatttcaaaaatgccctgttctgctgtcatatttgtccaacagtaaaagtgtatgagtttcattgtttatttggcagatcatatgaacgttttctcttgtgaaattttaaccaaatcttcaaggatacctttagttttgtatgattaaatttgatggaattttattaaggtttgccttggtttctaatggcctaaacaaaattggcagaaactgtcaatctttgacagcctgcactaaaagagcaatatctccaaaaacctttaacttttttggttaactaccatttttagagtgaactacacttcatggagtttttgagatcaattggtatgagagtttatgatgattgagttggttgttatgaatttttaaagatgacacaaaaacagcaaaactttctagaaaataacttgattatatttgttttgatggatgatacgatatgactaaatggtgtgagttgtgagagttatgattaacgcacataaatgttggtatctgacactcgaacaattggtgtcgagtataaatgatagtttactgataaagagttttgatgattttgaattgtttggtttgcgttgaaaagatgtcaagatgttaagttttgagtcgagagacgagttcacgtagtgagattcacgcgttgaaatctcgtggctgacattatatatgaataggtcatgccgaaatttttagtgaaattagaatttgagcatagtcaattcttgttgacccgtgactcaaatacatgcctaatgaaaagtttaactttctaatcggttaattagacgagaagagagcgaatagatctgctaagaaagtggacttttcgatgtgttaaatatttcttttaattgaagcgctgctaattataacataaggatgttataattaatgagtaatgacgagagataataattgttatattgattaacaatcaagagagatgaacattagagatactaatgtttcataaaagagattagattattaatcgaggtttcttttataacttctcaccaattcttcataacgatgaaggtccttttgggaagtaacgacttgagggagagagtgacgttactcattgatacagagacacaacgaggtgggcattacttttactatacgtatatagagatcccctgcgtgtcgtaggcctcttatacgaatgaatgcatgagatgatttaactgttaatttcagttttatatatctatcaaatgagtttaaatgttacatttgagcaagttatttcgttacaaaatatttgagttaaagttatttcaagtattgtcttgccataaaatgtttaaattttagtatgatatctatctgctttggctttgccaatgatgcaatcgaattcgggtcctgagcagttgatagctatcctgccagggctagtgtacaccagtgaccgtgagtcatctagcgggttggccggtcaagtgaccatgagaggtggccacctctccggcacaaagttccagatatgatagattacaagagaacttagtctgcagacgaactttaagaatcacaaatgaatttagtaagcttgggcctttttagcgaaaaaactcccttgctgtactgtttataatggcatgacaatttacagttttgaagcatgtatttttatacctaggcatacgtgcccactgagtgcttttgtactcagccctgcatatgttttctaaatgtgcaggttgagctgatgtgatgatggtgctgcaatgagcggagtctccagggttgttaataaatagttaacctgtctagaatatgtcttcatacatatgtctagctactttccgctgcaagatgttgttgatgttatagtatgttatgtcatactttgagtcttaagagaatggtttcatacgatgtataacttgattaatgatattaattaagttttatgctgtctttcatagactgttttcaattgagtattaatgaataaaaatgacgagttttattaagatgagtaagttttacggctataaatgacgccccttttcttccccttcttctttaaccccatccctagtcgtggatcactcggcctaactatccatagttagggcgggctgtgacatctTTTTCAACTTTCTGGTGCGCTAGAGGCTGGGGCCTGAGAGACCGGGCTCCTTGGTGGCTCGGCGGTGTGCAAGAGCTTTCTACTTCTATTCATCGGCGTCAAGTGTGTTTTCCTGCGGCTGCTTGGCTGCTTTTGGTTAttttgttcatcagttggaCTGTTCTTTTCTAGTTCTTTTATGTTCCTTTTGTCCGCTGGTGTTTCTTCTTTGTTAGCCATTTTTGTCTTTCCCGACGGCTTACTTAGTTAACTCTGGAGCGATGGTCCGGTCGGAGCTCCGGGTGTGCGCCGACGATCTGTTGGGTTTTTAGGATGACTCGATGCGGGCGATGGTTAGTCCGAAGCTTGCAACTTTGTCACTCTCTTGGGTTGGTTCCCTTGGTTTTCTTCTGTTTGTTTCTAGACGACcactctttttttctttaaggTTTTTTCCTTTCGGCTTTCCTTAAAGAGGTTTTAACGagactcggcccttagtttgtttCTCTTTATGCTTTCAAGGATTTAGGTTCtccttttttctttctctttttataAAACCTCTATTTCATTCATTATTATTCCTACACAGTTTAATTCATGTAAATACTAGCCACAGAAATCTATTCCATTCCATTCTATTCTTACTACTATTCAATTTCCAAAATTATTTCattcttatttaaatttaatcataTTGCGAACCATTACCTTAAAGTTCAAATGAATTGAAGTTGGCATGAGGCATAAAGGCATCTGCAACAAGATCGAAACTCAAGTCGGCCATGCCCCATTATTAAGTCCCTAGGCTCGATGATGGGTGTAATGTTTAGAGCCTGGCTCGGTGGCGAAATTTAAAGGCGCGTGCTATGCACGCGCTGGTACATGTcagtcataaaaaaaatatctgaaTTTTTCGACCGTTTGGCATTTAtccgatttttttaattatttttgttaaatagTCGTAGCACATAATTAATGGCTTTTtccatttttaaatttattttctccTATAAACACCTCCtactttcatttattttttgcacTACAACTAAATCTATACatcttcctttcttcttcttcttcttctttttcttcttcttcttcttatttaaGTTTCGTTCTTGTTCTTTCTCTTAAAAAAATGGTTTACCAACTAACCAAATTTGCCATGATCCCAACTTCTTCTCCTCTCGGCTTTTCGTCTTTTTCTCAACTAATGaaataattgtaattttaattatggtaaaacttttttctattttaatatatttgaatttaaatttaatgaaattttttattttaaaattcgatATTTATTTTAGAAATCGATTTTTCAAAGAAAGGAATTAAAATCTATATAGTCCATCTCTATGAAGCCCCAAATGGGCTCTCCATTGTACATGCTCTAAGTAATCCTATTTTTCACTAGATCCAAGTGAAAGAAGAGAACATACATTGAATAAGGCCCGTCACTGAAGTTGATCACAAATACAAATAAACTAATAGCttataacatatatattaagagcttataaaatatttcaaaagcttataagatatttccTCGGTCCCTCAAAAGTTTACCCCAAAAGGAgcggcacaaattttaataaaagctGGTAAAAAATCATTTAATGGTGAggtcatgtacaaaaatagtatttaaaagattgtaattgtaaagttgaTGGTGGAGccatgtacaaaaatagaaagtaaggagattggggcaaactttttggggacggagagagtaatatataaacaatttataagttatgaaagtattgaataattaattaaatttataaattaaagataGAAAATTGAAAATGGATGAAATGGGAAGGGTgtctaatgaaaataataaaccaataaaattattgttataaaaTGATTATTGCTTATAtcataatgagaaaataagttggccaagttgaagaatttattttttaggagcttataaattgttaaaatatatttttactatttacaaactatttaaaaattaaacttattttgtcaaatacttCTCAATATATAACTCATAAACTATAATTTGTGTTAAGGAAATAGCAATTCGAATTAAACACCCCTAACTATgcaactaattaattaggatCTTGCAAATAAAGTGTGGTAAATAATTTCAAGAACCCAGAAAAGAGTTGGATGGAAATCATGAGAGGTAAGGAATCACTTGATTATACAACAAGAAAGGAAGCCTTTATTTTGGCTGTTCAACACGTTTTCTTCCACACTCCATTTCCCCCCTTATACATATATCTCGACCACTACTCAATCTATATAAAATCATTACAAAATTTTCAAGTATATGTACTCATACAAAACTAACTAATATTACTAGTATTCACTAATCTGgagatatatacatatatggcATTGGTGATCAACCATCTTGGCACATTTTTGCTCATCGTTTTTGTTTTCGTAGCATCATCAGGTGAAGTTTTACATTCAGATCGAGTGTATCAAATTTAATTGTAttccattttcaatttttaatcttctttcacatttttttctttaatttcaattgttttaatttaattttataattattaactagggtttactCTACTCAATTAGAatatataactatttttatcatttaaattcactttattagttaataatcatTATTAGAATTgataaatctaaaaaaaaaacatataattttttaagtttaacaatttaaaataaaaattaagtataatcTATAAAATAGTACCTAGTGGCAAAAAAATGTGGAGCTGAAGCACCCTCTACCtgaataatttttcaaaaaattagcTATTGTCACCGGAATTAAAAACTTGCCGCAGCACCCTTTGCTGCGGCACAAAAATAGCTACTTCTAATGTGTGAAGTATTTTATAAACtatttaagaatttattttacCAAATCCTTTGAAagaacttataaattgttttaaagagATTATAAGCTTAACCAAACAACTCATTTGGTCACATTGATGCAAATATTATGCTTGAAATGTATACACTAAGCCCACATTTGGTTggatgtttttagaggttggaaagggaatcaagtaattgaatccattacttgttatTTGGTTTaggtaatgagataatcattacccttacttgagggtaacccaatcagccaatttgttacccctcaaaatagaggggaaacaaaagaaagagaattcattactaatattttctttccattgttaaaccaaacactcaataaaagtaatggttattgttaccattccactcctttatttgattccattccatttctatttctctacttgaaccaaacgagcactaaatgCAACACTTATTTAAATAGGGGTAAGAGTATCTGAGTGCACAAAATTTACCATCATCAACAACTGCAACGAGACCATATGGCCCGGAATCCACCCCAGCAACTTCAGCACAGGCGGCTTCGGCCTCCGCCCAAATCAGTCGGCCGTGTTCAGCCCCCCGCCCGCATGGCACGGCCGCATATGGGCCCGCACTGCTTGCGACTTCACCCACAACGGTACGTGCCAGACGGGCGGCTGCGGCCCTAGCCTCCAGTGCACCGAGCCGGGGCAGCCGCCGGCCTCCATTGCCGAATTCGCCCTCGGAGGCGACATCGACTACTACGACGTCAGCCTCGTCGACGGCTTCAACCTGCCCCTCCTCATTGTGCCGCTAAGCGGCAAGGGCAACTGCAGCTCCGCTGGCTGCGACGTTGACCTGCGGCCCGACTGCCCGCCCGAGCTCGCCATGAGGTCGGGTGGGAAGGTCGTGGCCTGCCGGAGCGCTTGCAACGCATTCGACACCGATGAATACTGCTGCAGGG includes these proteins:
- the LOC131019371 gene encoding pathogenesis-related thaumatin-like protein 3.5, with the protein product MALVINHLGTFLLIVFVFVASSGVRVSECTKFTIINNCNETIWPGIHPSNFSTGGFGLRPNQSAVFSPPPAWHGRIWARTACDFTHNGTCQTGGCGPSLQCTEPGQPPASIAEFALGGDIDYYDVSLVDGFNLPLLIVPLSGKGNCSSAGCDVDLRPDCPPELAMRSGGKVVACRSACNAFDTDEYCCRAAFSTPMACLPTNYSRRFKVACPAAYSFAYDDPTSIVTCSAADYMLAFCSSKNQTASQCTYHDNKLICNAASGMLKMKQLWRVMAVLVAIVSPVLM